A single window of Pyrus communis chromosome 10, drPyrComm1.1, whole genome shotgun sequence DNA harbors:
- the LOC137748577 gene encoding probable hexosyltransferase MUCI70, producing MFNNNSISISVSDDEADELGRMRVRVRRKRKKLGQRLKHRIARKLVRYWALLIFLPALGLFLFEASRIGKKPSLVESERNTVKNPSLEKNSDANLNRLDRTTRVVGGVRQRCLDILSPEELEQLEIPVREESDSPVKKVLYRSENDTLLLGGNNSLSQEQPEATRFNSFTGTQTLDQREKSFKVNETVTMNCGFYSENGGFKISNADKEYMNSCKVVVSTCAFGGGDDLYQPIGMSEASLRKVCYVAFWDDITLSTQEAAERRIDGDGFVGKWRVVVVKDLPFTDQRLNGKIPKMLPHRLFPHAKYSIWVDSKSQFRRDPLGVLEALLWRSNSVLAISEHGARSSVYDEAKAVVKKNKAKPEEVEVQLTQYRHDGLPEDKRFNGKKALSEASVIVREHTLLTNMFMCLWFNEVVRFTSRDQLSFPYVLWRLKVLKNINVFPVCTRKDLVNSMGHIRKAKPLRS from the exons ATGTTTAACAACAACAGCATATCAATCTCAGTCTCCGACGACGAAGCGGACGAGCTCGGCCGGATGAGAGTCCGAGTTCGAAGAAAGCGCAAGAAACTCGGCCAACGACTCAAGCACCGAATCGCTAGAAAGCTCGTCAGGTACTGGGCgcttctcatttttcttccagCCCTCGGGTTGTTTTTGTTCGAGGCTTCCAGGATCGGCAAGAAGCCGAGTTTGGTTGAGTCGGAACGCAATACGGTGAAGAACCCGAGTTTGGAGAAGAACTCGGATGCGAATTTGAATCGGCTTGATCGTACGACTCGGGTTGTTGGAGGCGTTAGACAAC GTTGTTTGGACATTCTATCTCCTGAAGAACTTGAGCAACTCGAAATTCCTGTGCGTGAAGAGTCCGATAGTCCTGTTAAGAAAGTATTATACAGATCAGAGAATGACACTTTGCTTTTAGGAGGGAACAACAGTCTTTCTCAAGAGCAACCAGAGGCCACAAGATTTAATTCATTTACTGGAACTCAAACACTAGATCAGAGGGAGAAATCGTTTAAG GTAAATGAAACTGTTACTATGAACTGTGGTTTCTACAGTGAAAATGGAGGGTTTAAAATCTCAAATGCAGACAAGGAGTACATGAATAGTTGCAAGGTTGTAGTGTCCACATGTGCATTTGGTGGTGGAGATGATCTTTATCAGCCTATTGGAATGTCAGAGGCTTCACTTCGAAAG GTTTGCTATGTTGCTTTTTGGGATGATATTACTCTAAGTACACAGGAAGCGGCTGAACGTAGAATTGATGGGGATGGATTTGTTGGGAAATGGCGTGTTGTGGTTGTTAAAGATCTTCCCTTTACGGACCAAAGGTTAAATGGAAAGATCCCAAAG ATGTTGCCCCATCGTCTTTTTCCTCATGCAAAGTATTCCATTTGGGTAGACTCAAAGTCCCAATTTAGGAGGGACCCTTTAGGTGTGCTCGAAGCCCTGCTTTGGCGTTCAAATTCTGTACTTGCGATCTCAGAACATGGAGCACGGAGTAGCGTTTATGATGAGGCGAAGGCtgttgtaaaaaaaaacaaggccAAACCAGAAGAAGTTGAGGTGCAGTTGACTCAATACCGACATGATGGCTTGCCAGAAGACAAGAGGTTCAACGGAAAGAAGG CTTTATCTGAAGCATCTGTTATTGTGAGGGAGCATACACTCTTGACTAATATGTTTATGTGCCTCTGGTTCAACGAGGTGGTTCGATTCACTTCTCGTGACCAGCTTAGTTTCCCATATGTATTATGGCGGCTGAAAGTGCTCAAGAACATCAACGTGTTCCCTGTATGTACCCGGAAAGATCTTGTTAATAGTATGGGTCACATACGCAAGGCCAAGCCACTGAGAAGTTGA
- the LOC137746447 gene encoding defensin Ec-AMP-D2-like: MEPSMRLFSTAFVFVLLLVATGMMGPMLAEGRTCEAHSRKFKGTCLGKSNCASVCQTEGFHGGHCRGFRRRCFCTKHC; this comes from the exons atggagccttccaTGCGTTTGTTTTCGACTGCCTTCGTCTTTGTTCTTCTTTTGGTGGCCACAG GGATGATGGGACCAATGCTTGCGGAGGGTAGGACCTGTGAGGCTCACAGCCGCAAGTTCAAGGGAACCTGCCTGGGTAAAAGCAACTGTGCATCTGTTTGCCAGACTGAGGGCTTCCATGGAGGCCATTGTCGTGGCTTTCGCCGCAGATGCTTCTGCACTAAACATTGTTAA